The Acidobacteriota bacterium genomic interval ACGAGCCAACCAAGATTCGACCTGGAGGAACCCCACCCTTGAACACCGACCTCGAGATCGCCCGCCGAGCCACGCTGAGAAACGTGGTGGACCTGGCCAGGGAACAGTTGGGGATTCCCGAGGACCAACTGGAACCCTACGGCCACTACAAGGCCAAGCTGTCGCCGAACGCCCTGGACTCCGGTTCGCGCGACCGGAAGAAGGGAAAGCTCATCCTGGTGACGGCCATTTCCCCCACGCCGGCGGGAGAAGGCAAGACCACCACAGTGGTGGGGCTGGGTGACGCGCTCAACCGCCTGGGCAAGAAGGCCTTGATCTGCCTGCGCGAGCCCTCCCTGGGACCCTGTTTCGGCATGAAGGGGGGCGCCGCCGGGGGCGGGATGGCCCAGGTGGTTCCCATGGAAGACATCAACCTGCACTTTACGGGCGACTTTCACGCCCTGGGCCTGGCGCACAATCTCCTGGCCGCCATGCTGGACAACCACATCCACCAGGGGAACCGCCTTGACCTGGATCTTCGCCGCCTGACCTGGAATCGGGTGGTGGACCTCAACGACCGCGCCCTGCGTCGCATCGTCCTGGGTCTGGGAGGGGTGGGCAACAGCTACCCCAGGGAAGGCGGCTTTGAAATCGTGGCGGCCTCGGAAGTGATGGCCATTCTCTGCCTCTCCCGTTCACTGCAGGAGCTCAAGCAGCGGTTGGGCAACATCACCGTCGGCTACACCCATGCCAGGAAACCCATCCGAGCCGCCGACCTGAACGCCCATGGAGCCATGGCCGTGCTGCTCAAGGAGGCCCTCAAACCCAACCTGGTGCAGACGCTGGAAAACAACCTGGCCCTGGTGCACGGCGGGCCCTTCGCCAATATCGCCCACGGCTGCAACTCGGTGATCGCTACCCTCACCGGTTTGGGGCTGGCCGACTACCTGGTGACCGAGGCCGGATTCGGAGCCGATCTGGGCGCCGAGAAATTCGTGGACATCAAGTGCCGCAAGGCCGGACTCCGCCCCGACCTGGTGGTGCTGGTGGCCACCCTGCGCGCCCTCAAGTTTCACGGGGGAGCCGACAAGACCGCCTTGGACCGGGAAGACCTGGAGAGCCTGGAAAAAGGAATTCCCAACCTGGAACGGCACCTGAACAACATCCGCAACCACTACGGTCTTCCCTGCGTGGTGGCCATCAATCGATTCACCCACGACACCCCGGCGGAGATCGCACTCCTCAAGAACCGCATGGACCACCACTCGGTGCCGGTGGTGGCTTGTGACCACTGGGCCCGGGGCAGCCAGGGATCCCTGGATTTGGCGCAAACGGTAGTGGAAACCATCGCCACCACTCGCGCCAATTTCAGATTCGTCTACGACGAGCAGGATTCTCTCTGGGAAAAGATCACCAAGGTGGCCACCCGAATCTACGGCGCCTCCGAGGTGGTCGCCGACACCCGGATACGGGCCAGGATCCGGCGCTACCAGAAGGAAGGATTCGGGCACTTTCCGGTCTGCATCGCCAAGACCCAGTACTCCTTCTCCACCGACCCGCTGCTGAGAGGCGCCCCCAGCGGACACGTCCTGCCGGTCAAGGATGTGCGCCTGGCGACCGGAGCTGAATTCCTGGTGGTGATTTGCGGTGACATTCTGACCATGCCGGGTCTGCCCAGACAGCCCGCCGCCAACCAGATCGATCTGGATGAGGAAGGAAAGGTAGTGGGGCTCTTCTAGAACGACCCCCCATGCCGGGTTGGTCCGGCCGGGGTCGTCGCGCCGGTTTCAGCTCACAACGCCTTGAGGCTGTCGACTCCCCTGTAGCGCGATCCGTAGAAGACCAGAGGCGGCCGGGATTCGTCCAGGTTCAGGCCGACCACCTCCCCCAGGAAAAGCGTGTGGGTTCCGCCGTCGTAGGCCCGGGCCACCCGGCAGTCCAGGTACCCCTGGGTCCCCTCCAGGATCGGTGCTCCGGTAACCCCCGTGGTCCACTCGATGCCCTCGAAGCGGTCGTCGTCCTTGTCCCGGTGACGTCCGGCAAAGCGATCGGAGATCATGGTCTGATCTTCGCTCAATATATTGACGGCAAAGAGCCGGCTGCGGTCGATGAGGGGCCAGGAGCGGGCGTCCTTGGCCACGCTCACCATGACCGTGCAGGGGTTCAGCGAGATGGAGCAGAAGGCGTTGCAGGTGAGCCCGTGGACTTCCTGGCCCGACCGGGTGGTGACCACGGTGACACCGGTGGCGAAGCGGGACATGATTCTGCGAAATTGAGAGGAGTCGATGGGTGTTTGCATGGATATCCCTTTATTGATGGCTGGTTTACAGCGGTGTCTGGATGCACAACCGCATGGCGGGGGTCACTTCCTCGTAGATGGCCAGCATGGATTCCACCAGGTCGGTTCCGGAAGTTCCCCGGACGGTATCCTCGTCCATGGGGAAATAGAGCAGGAACCCGGCCCAGGCGTCTCCCGGGGCCTGCTCCAGGCCGGCCCGCAGCCGGGACGCCGGGGGTAGGTTCGACTTGCAGTAGCGAAACAGGTCAGAGCGCCAACCGCCGGCCTGCACCCGGAAACCCTCCCGCAACACCAGCCGCTTCAGTTCCCTTTCCATGCCCCCCCTGGGCTTCAGCGCCCGCATCAGCCGGTGCCAATCCCAGTCGTCCCTCAATCGGAAGCGTTCCTGTCCGGGGGGAGCCTCCAGCAAGCCCCGCTCCACCTGCAGCCCGCACTTGAAGCGCCCCTCATCGGTATCGACCATGAGGAAAAACTTGGCGCACCCGAAGCTGACCTTGGAGGAGAGGGGCTTG includes:
- a CDS encoding flavin reductase family protein → MQTPIDSSQFRRIMSRFATGVTVVTTRSGQEVHGLTCNAFCSISLNPCTVMVSVAKDARSWPLIDRSRLFAVNILSEDQTMISDRFAGRHRDKDDDRFEGIEWTTGVTGAPILEGTQGYLDCRVARAYDGGTHTLFLGEVVGLNLDESRPPLVFYGSRYRGVDSLKAL
- a CDS encoding formate--tetrahydrofolate ligase; this encodes MNTDLEIARRATLRNVVDLAREQLGIPEDQLEPYGHYKAKLSPNALDSGSRDRKKGKLILVTAISPTPAGEGKTTTVVGLGDALNRLGKKALICLREPSLGPCFGMKGGAAGGGMAQVVPMEDINLHFTGDFHALGLAHNLLAAMLDNHIHQGNRLDLDLRRLTWNRVVDLNDRALRRIVLGLGGVGNSYPREGGFEIVAASEVMAILCLSRSLQELKQRLGNITVGYTHARKPIRAADLNAHGAMAVLLKEALKPNLVQTLENNLALVHGGPFANIAHGCNSVIATLTGLGLADYLVTEAGFGADLGAEKFVDIKCRKAGLRPDLVVLVATLRALKFHGGADKTALDREDLESLEKGIPNLERHLNNIRNHYGLPCVVAINRFTHDTPAEIALLKNRMDHHSVPVVACDHWARGSQGSLDLAQTVVETIATTRANFRFVYDEQDSLWEKITKVATRIYGASEVVADTRIRARIRRYQKEGFGHFPVCIAKTQYSFSTDPLLRGAPSGHVLPVKDVRLATGAEFLVVICGDILTMPGLPRQPAANQIDLDEEGKVVGLF